A genomic segment from Microbacterium sp. SORGH_AS_0428 encodes:
- a CDS encoding glycoside hydrolase family 3 N-terminal domain-containing protein — protein sequence MKALPRKQIAVITGFGLAIALTGCTFGDADSSTYKTREVSDGTTDFVVVENPRGGKTLSYSAEGPIELLEVKDDGATYAFKDMNGNGELDTWEDWRLDSKERAAALADEMSIEQIAGLMLVSSHERSPGDGLTEAQETYLSESNLRNVLNAAGSNVDETVPWVNQMQAYVETLATDGTPYVPVNFSSDPRSTAGSGGYNADGADISRWPSSLGLAATFDASHTEEFGEMASAEYRALGIATALSPQIDLATEPRWLRVAGTFGEDVAQNEELAAAYVRGFQGTGGEDTWGSESVNAMIKHWAGDGPGEGGRESHTEAGKYGVYPGGNLSEHTEGFLGSLDSAAVMTAYSIALDENGEPLFDDRTGTAYDAGRMAILREENGYDGVVVTDWGVMTGVNDPDAFIAMAWGAEDLTPAERYVKVLETGHDMFGGVNDATHILEAADLWQQEFEAGEQEIDAETRFRESGARILTLMLNPGLYENPFVDIEESKKILASDDKVKAGYDAQLDSVVMLKNNGETVAAADAEDWSDKTVYIPRSYNVGIAGAFGPAEYKEYAGIDLEVAEEYFGTVLTDEVVLDENEQVVSYTAPDLSDVDLVLVGLNSPDNGGTFTNAGRDPETKEFYPLSLQYRPYTADGENVRQTSISGDLLADGSKENRSYYGKTSKVLNESDLDAFERARDAIAASGKDIPLITVLKASNATIPAEFEADSDALIVGFGTSDAALLDVALGLHEPKGRLPIQFPANMDTVEAQLEDVAKDMTPYTDADGNAYDYGFGLNYSGVISE from the coding sequence ATGAAGGCTCTGCCACGCAAGCAGATCGCCGTGATCACCGGATTCGGGCTCGCCATCGCCCTGACCGGTTGCACGTTCGGCGACGCTGACTCGTCCACGTACAAGACCCGCGAGGTCTCGGACGGCACCACGGACTTCGTGGTCGTCGAGAACCCGCGCGGCGGAAAGACGCTGTCGTACTCCGCCGAGGGTCCCATCGAGCTCCTCGAGGTCAAGGACGACGGCGCGACCTACGCGTTCAAGGACATGAACGGCAACGGCGAGCTCGACACGTGGGAGGACTGGCGCCTCGACTCCAAGGAGCGCGCTGCCGCCCTCGCCGACGAGATGTCGATCGAGCAGATCGCCGGTCTCATGCTGGTGAGCTCCCACGAGCGCAGCCCGGGTGACGGACTCACCGAGGCGCAGGAGACGTATCTCTCCGAGTCGAACCTGCGCAACGTCCTCAACGCCGCCGGCAGCAACGTCGACGAGACGGTGCCGTGGGTCAACCAGATGCAGGCCTACGTCGAGACGCTGGCGACCGACGGCACACCGTACGTGCCGGTGAACTTCAGCTCCGACCCCCGCTCGACCGCCGGCTCCGGTGGATACAACGCCGATGGTGCCGACATCTCGCGCTGGCCGTCCAGCCTCGGGCTCGCGGCGACCTTCGACGCGTCGCACACCGAGGAGTTCGGTGAGATGGCGTCCGCGGAGTACCGTGCGCTGGGCATCGCGACCGCCCTCAGCCCGCAGATCGACCTCGCCACGGAGCCTCGCTGGCTGCGCGTCGCGGGCACGTTCGGTGAGGACGTCGCCCAGAACGAGGAGCTCGCCGCGGCGTACGTCCGCGGGTTCCAGGGAACCGGCGGCGAAGACACGTGGGGCTCCGAGTCGGTCAACGCCATGATCAAGCACTGGGCGGGCGACGGGCCCGGCGAGGGCGGCCGCGAGTCTCACACCGAGGCCGGCAAGTACGGCGTGTACCCCGGCGGAAACCTGTCCGAGCACACCGAGGGCTTCCTCGGATCGCTCGACTCCGCGGCGGTGATGACCGCGTACTCGATCGCGCTCGATGAGAACGGCGAGCCGCTCTTCGACGACCGCACGGGAACGGCGTACGACGCCGGCCGCATGGCCATCCTCCGCGAGGAGAACGGCTACGACGGCGTCGTGGTCACCGACTGGGGCGTCATGACGGGCGTCAACGACCCGGATGCCTTCATCGCGATGGCGTGGGGTGCCGAAGACCTCACCCCGGCCGAGCGCTACGTGAAGGTCCTGGAGACCGGTCACGACATGTTCGGCGGCGTCAACGACGCGACGCACATCCTCGAGGCCGCCGACCTGTGGCAGCAGGAGTTCGAGGCGGGCGAGCAGGAGATCGACGCGGAGACCCGCTTCCGTGAGTCCGGCGCCCGCATCCTGACGCTCATGCTGAACCCGGGACTCTACGAGAACCCGTTCGTCGACATCGAGGAGTCCAAGAAGATCCTCGCGAGCGACGACAAGGTGAAGGCGGGCTACGACGCGCAGCTCGACTCCGTCGTCATGCTCAAGAACAACGGTGAGACCGTTGCCGCGGCCGACGCCGAGGACTGGTCGGACAAGACGGTCTACATCCCGCGTTCCTACAACGTCGGGATCGCCGGCGCCTTCGGTCCGGCGGAGTACAAGGAGTACGCCGGCATCGATCTCGAGGTCGCCGAGGAGTACTTCGGCACTGTCCTGACCGACGAGGTCGTGCTCGATGAGAACGAGCAGGTCGTCAGCTACACGGCTCCCGACCTCAGCGATGTCGACCTGGTGCTCGTGGGCCTGAACAGCCCCGACAACGGCGGCACCTTCACCAACGCGGGTCGTGACCCGGAGACGAAGGAGTTCTACCCGCTCTCGCTGCAGTACCGCCCCTACACGGCGGACGGCGAGAACGTGCGCCAGACTTCGATCAGCGGTGACCTGCTGGCCGACGGCAGCAAGGAGAACCGTTCGTACTACGGCAAGACGTCCAAGGTGCTGAACGAGTCCGACCTCGACGCCTTCGAGCGTGCCCGCGACGCCATCGCGGCGTCCGGCAAGGACATCCCGCTCATCACGGTGCTCAAGGCGAGCAACGCGACCATCCCGGCCGAGTTCGAGGCCGACTCCGACGCACTCATCGTCGGGTTCGGAACGAGCGACGCGGCGCTGCTGGACGTGGCGCTGGGCCTGCACGAGCCCAAGGGTCGTCTGCCCATCCAGTTCCCCGCGAACATGGACACGGTGGAGGCGCAGCTCGAGGACGTCGCGAAGGACATGACGCCCTACACCGACGCCGACGGCAACGCGTACGACTACGGCTTCGGCCTCAACTACTCCGGGGTGATCTCGGAGTGA
- the rsfS gene encoding ribosome silencing factor, giving the protein MTLTDASVEVLQIAARAADAKGGEDLVALDVSEPLPLVDIFLLVTGRNERNVAAIADEIEEQLLEHGVKRLRREGREESRWILLDFGDLVVHVFHEQERVFYGLERLWKDCPTVPIDLPVPTRPE; this is encoded by the coding sequence ATGACCCTCACCGACGCATCCGTCGAGGTGCTGCAGATCGCCGCGCGCGCCGCCGACGCGAAGGGCGGCGAGGACCTCGTGGCCCTCGACGTCTCGGAGCCGCTGCCGCTCGTCGACATCTTCCTGCTCGTCACGGGGCGCAACGAGCGCAATGTGGCAGCCATCGCCGACGAGATCGAGGAGCAGCTGCTCGAGCACGGAGTCAAGCGTCTGCGTCGCGAGGGTCGCGAGGAATCGCGCTGGATCCTGCTCGACTTCGGCGACCTGGTCGTGCACGTCTTCCACGAGCAGGAGCGCGTCTTCTACGGCCTCGAGCGTCTGTGGAAGGACTGCCCGACCGTGCCCATCGACCTGCCGGTGCCGACGCGCCCGGAGTGA
- the nadD gene encoding nicotinate-nucleotide adenylyltransferase: protein MSAGRAPRIGVMGGTFDPVHHGHLVAASEVAASFDLDEVIFVPTGEPWQKSQVTESEHRYLMTVIATASNPDFSVSRVDIDRSGPTYTIDTLRDLQAQRPDAELFFITGADAVAQILSWRDHDELWDLAHFVAVSRPGHPLSAAGLPSKNVSLLEIPALAISSTDCRNRVHNGQPVWYLVPDGVVQYIAKHHLYRSKA, encoded by the coding sequence ATGAGTGCAGGTCGAGCGCCGCGCATCGGGGTGATGGGCGGCACCTTCGACCCGGTTCATCACGGACACCTCGTCGCGGCGAGCGAAGTCGCCGCATCCTTCGACCTCGACGAGGTCATCTTCGTCCCCACGGGCGAGCCATGGCAGAAGTCGCAGGTCACCGAGAGCGAGCATCGCTATCTCATGACGGTGATCGCGACCGCCTCGAACCCCGACTTCAGCGTGAGCAGGGTCGACATCGACCGCTCCGGGCCGACGTACACGATCGACACCCTCCGGGACCTGCAGGCGCAGCGTCCCGATGCCGAGCTCTTCTTCATCACGGGTGCCGACGCCGTGGCGCAGATTCTCAGCTGGAGGGACCATGATGAACTGTGGGACCTCGCCCATTTCGTGGCGGTCTCCCGGCCCGGGCACCCGTTATCGGCGGCTGGTCTGCCGAGCAAGAACGTGAGTCTGCTCGAGATCCCGGCCCTGGCCATCTCTTCGACGGACTGTCGGAACCGCGTGCACAACGGACAACCGGTGTGGTACCTCGTTCCGGACGGAGTCGTCCAGTACATTGCGAAGCATCACCTCTACCGGAGTAAGGCATGA
- a CDS encoding glutamate-5-semialdehyde dehydrogenase: MSLTTVTAGERMLLAKTASRQIARLSDAQKSRLLDGIADALEAATDEIVAANGEDLDRGREQGLSAALLDRLSLDVARVRALAQAVREVAQLPDPVGRLLEEKTLENGLNLQKISVPFGVVGSIYEARPNVTVDIAALALRSGNAVVLRGGTAAELSNAALVRAMRAALADEGVDPEAIQTLDAFGRAGATELMHARGVVDVLVPRGSAQLIETVVTESTVPVIETGAGVVHVYLDESAPLERAETIVVNAKAQRPSVCNAAETVLVHRGAAERVVGPVVAALQQAGVTVHGDETVAQLAPDVVPADEQDWQTEYLSLDIAMRVVDDLDAALDHIRRYSTHHTESIITDDEVSAERFLAEVDSAVVMANASTRFTDGGEFGFGAEVGISTQKLHARGPMGLRELTSSKWVVRGSGQVRG, translated from the coding sequence ATGAGTCTGACGACCGTCACCGCAGGCGAGCGGATGCTGCTCGCGAAGACCGCTTCGCGCCAGATCGCACGGCTCTCGGACGCACAGAAGAGTCGCCTGCTCGATGGCATCGCCGACGCGCTGGAGGCGGCGACGGACGAGATCGTCGCGGCCAACGGCGAGGACCTCGATCGCGGGCGCGAGCAGGGTCTCTCCGCTGCGCTGCTGGACCGGCTGAGCCTCGACGTCGCACGCGTACGCGCTCTGGCGCAGGCCGTGCGCGAGGTCGCGCAGCTGCCGGATCCCGTCGGACGCCTGCTCGAGGAGAAGACCCTCGAGAACGGGCTGAACCTTCAGAAGATCTCGGTCCCCTTCGGCGTGGTCGGCTCCATCTACGAAGCGCGGCCCAACGTGACCGTCGACATCGCTGCGCTCGCGCTGCGATCCGGCAACGCGGTCGTGCTGCGCGGCGGAACCGCCGCCGAGCTCAGCAATGCGGCCCTCGTGCGGGCGATGCGTGCTGCGCTGGCGGATGAAGGCGTCGATCCGGAGGCGATCCAGACGCTCGACGCCTTCGGGCGCGCCGGAGCCACCGAGCTCATGCATGCCCGCGGCGTCGTGGACGTGCTCGTCCCCCGGGGCAGCGCGCAGCTCATCGAGACGGTCGTGACCGAGTCCACCGTGCCCGTCATCGAGACCGGTGCCGGCGTCGTGCACGTGTACCTCGACGAGAGCGCGCCGCTGGAGCGGGCCGAGACGATCGTGGTGAACGCCAAGGCGCAGCGTCCCAGCGTCTGCAACGCCGCCGAGACGGTGCTGGTGCACCGGGGCGCGGCGGAGCGTGTCGTCGGGCCGGTGGTGGCGGCCCTGCAGCAGGCCGGTGTGACGGTGCACGGTGACGAGACGGTGGCGCAGCTCGCGCCCGACGTCGTCCCCGCCGACGAGCAGGACTGGCAGACGGAGTATCTGAGTCTCGACATCGCGATGCGCGTGGTCGACGACCTGGATGCGGCACTCGACCACATCCGTCGCTACTCGACGCACCACACCGAGTCGATCATCACGGACGACGAGGTCAGCGCCGAGCGCTTCCTCGCCGAGGTGGATTCCGCGGTCGTGATGGCGAACGCATCCACGCGCTTCACCGACGGCGGCGAATTCGGTTTCGGCGCGGAAGTGGGCATCTCCACCCAGAAGCTCCACGCCCGTGGGCCCATGGGACTCCGGGAGCTCACGAGCTCCAAGTGGGTCGTCCGCGGCTCCGGGCAGGTACGCGGCTGA